From Salarias fasciatus chromosome 8, fSalaFa1.1, whole genome shotgun sequence:
ACATATGACTCACTTCTTCTAATAATCAactaaataaatgcaaaaaagtaCAATTAAGCCCTCATTACGCCatgacttcaagtgaaaatgctaaacttgtGTTGtcttttgggtgtccgtttacatgagaACGGTGCTTAGAGCCAATGAAACCGCAACTTATTGAATACTGCTCTCAAGGTGGAATTTTTCGAAGACGCTTCAACTCAGTTTCCATGGTACCaggaaaaactgaactttccAGCATCCACTAGTGGATTCTGGAAAACATTACAGTGGAAATATTAGATATTTCTGACAAAAACGCAAAATGAtgcgtttttacttgaaacgtCGTATAAACAAgctaaaatgtgtcatttttcatGTCCTAATACCAAATTACTAATTAATTACTCTCTTGTTTTATTATGTTGTGCCGATTCGGTGTGTGATGAGAGTACTTGGAGGGCAGttgaggtcctggttctggttgtgGTTCCGGATCAGGCTCAGGGCTCGGCGGTActcctcactctgctcctctcGGCCCAGCAGGCTCACGTCGTACGCGTCCAGCACCACGAACCGGAACCCGGGGAACGGCGTGAAGTGGTAGGCGTAGATGTCGGCTCTGGCCGGGGAGCCGACGGGGCTCTCGGCCCCGCGGTGCGCGCTGTTGAGCTCGGAGCCGAGCAGCGCGCTCCGGCTGAAGTTGTAGAACTCGTGGTTACCCCACACATGGTGCACCTCCGCGGGGCCGCCGCTCCGGAGCTGCCCCAGCACCGCCTCCAGCGCCCGCTCCGACGCGCCGTCGCGCTTGTTGAAGCCGTCTATGATGTcccccagctggaggaggaagctgggCTTGTCTTCTTCCCAGCGCCGCTGCGCGTTCCCGAGGAGCCGCAGGCTGCTCCGGTAGTACCGGCGGCTCGACTGATGGAAGTTATATCCGTCCTCGATGTCCGCGTACTGGATGTCGGCTATGACCCCGAACGTAAACAGCGGCGCCGCTTCGGGACAGGGCTCCATTGTCGGAGGATTTTTCGGAGTCGCCGCCACCTTCGAGCGTTTCCAATAACTACCCAGAGAAGTAAGTAAGAGGGAAACTCCAGACCACCGGTACCGGTTTCTCATCCGCGCCTCACATGCTGTCATCCGATATGTttactgcagcttcctgtgtcGTCCTGCAACGTGACGGGGTAACGGACAGCGTCAGCGTCACACACGTCAACACAACTTCCGCGTTACGTCAAGGTcgccgccatattggaccgGGCAACTTACGAGAAGTCATTACATCACGCCCAAATAGCACTAAGTTATGAAAATAAGGATAAAATATCAAGAGAATTACAACGGAAACACAATATTCTTTTCGTTGAATTTTAATCTTACAAATGAATTTGTACCCACAACCTGTTGTTGTCAGTCTTGATCTTCACACAGTCTTGACTCTTGGACTTCTGGCATTTTCAGGTTGATCAACAATGTGTATAAATGTATGCATACGCTCAATCCCACATACATCATGAAGACTCCAACTGCTTCACTATGGTCATCACAATATcccataaaatttaaaatggaATTTAGGCAAATGAGTGTGATTGAAGCCtacatttattttctctgaTTTGATGAATACGTTAATATTTGGTctagaaaaaaaattgcatctAACCATGCGTAACCCGTAACACAGTGTCTATTTAATGATGTTGATGGTCACATGAACCTCACAAAACCCTGGTGCTTCCTTCAAAGTATCGATTCTGACACATTCCTACCGTCATTTGTGTCATAATATTCTcaataaaacttttttaaattgaaatattgCCCTATATAGTTACTCCCCATGCATCATAAAACACAACTCTAGACATTATGAGTTACTTTTAAATATCTGATGATCGGATGCATGTATGACTAATTGGAAGATGGGAAACATTtcatataaataataataataataataataataataataataataataataatatccgTGAACACAGTGTAAGAGTGAAATTCCCTCTTGGGTAAGATGAGTTAAGTGAGTTAAGTTAAAAATCTACTCCCTCCAAGAACAAAACAGATAAAGCAGCATAAAAGGCTTTTATTGATCCTTAGATTTCTCCATTGAAAACAACTGCAGTTGTGCAGAGAACCACAGGGGAGCAGCGGTGTCTCTCTGCTTCCACCTGCAACATTTTCTGCTTCAACCATCTAAAAACGTAGCACAGAACCCCATGCCTTCAAGACAATTATTCAGCTGACTAtggtattttcaaaataaagtgacagcAGGCTTAGCTCCTGTTCTCTCCTAGTTGGAGGATGCGTCCTTTTCTCCAGCTGAAAGAATAAAAGACAAgctgaaaaacagttttctcctCGGGGTTTGAGGATTCAAGACCATCAGATAAATGAGTTCACCTGTTGTCTCTTTCCCAGGCGTCCTCGTCGTCGGGCCGCTGATGGACTCTGGGATCCACTTGAGGACGGTGGTCGAGGCCAGCTCGCCATACTGGCCCTCGGTTTGGTCCTGGAAGAGAACACAGTCAGTTCTAAAAAATACATCTAGGCTCATGAGCTGAACTCAAAACATTTCGATGTTTTCCGCACTACCGGCCGAGCATGAAAACATCTGTGAGACAAGAAAAACCCAGGAAGACAAGTAAAACAGAGCATGCTCTGAGGAGACGTCCATGCTGCACAGCACCCAGAACAGcacctcctctgctcctgctgggaCCCCAAAGCTCAGGTACCCGTTCCCGGAGCCCGGGTACGAAGCCTTCTGAGCTCCGGCATGACCTCTGCTGCGCCCGGCGCCCAGCGGCTGGaggggtcagagttcacagtTACCGTTCATCCTCAGCAATGCTGAGAGTGACTCCGGACCCGGTTCCATCAGGCAGACAGTTCTCTGGACAGCTCCAGAGCAGTCCTGGTCTTCACTACACATTTTGAAGGACTTGATTTGACTCGGTCTCAGACCCTTACAGTCCCCTTCCTGTCTCGGTTTTTTGGGATGTTCAGTGcagttcagttgtttttgtgtagATTTTGTCATTAAGTTTCTCTATTAACAAGTTTTTCAATAGgatattatgaaaaaaaatattagttataaaaaaaaaaaatacacttaaaaaaacagatgaatgtTTTGGCTGAAATCTTAAATCCAGTTCATTTACTCAGTAACCAGgattttaaccctttaaatACAAGTTGATCCTAAAAGACCAGAAATACAGTATATtactcttttttaaatgttcaaattATATTGGAATGTTGACTGTAAAGAACAGTAAAagtacataaaataaatatttattgatgAAACTCATGATGATTTAGAAATATTATCACTTTTCTATTGAAATTATtgctgaaaaaaatgcatctgaTGGAGGAATATCTTATTTTGAGTAGTATAATTACTATTTTTAGTGTTAGTAGTAATATATCACATTACAGTAGGCAtgattgtatatttttttcagggatgtaagatttaaaatgtgattttagtTAATGGGACATTTTCATTATCAAATCACTAAAAAGAGTTgtacattttaaatatgttgCTATACAAACAATTAAAAGGCATAACTTTGGATAAATATTTGAGTCTGATTAACAAAAACCTTCCACTAACATTTGCTATATGGAACAGAACTTCCACGTGTGAAGTTTCCATAGTTTAAATCATGGAAGCTCACACAAACGCCATACTGATCTACCTGCTCCACTAGGCGGTATTCTCCGTGCTGCTCACAGCCGATGTCGAACACGTACTTCCCCGGGCCCatgggctgcagcaggacgtccaagacacagaaaaacaaaagatttatggacaataaaaaaaacaaaacacagaactgcAATTATTAAGATTATTACTGTCGCTTTCCTCTCAGGCTCTATCAGACCAGACCATGATCTTCTGAATGTGCCACAAAACGAGAACTTACATTGTTGCTGACGAAGTTCCCCTGGTATCTGTGGTTGGAGTGGATGTATTCTCCAGAATTCCCCATGTTTCCGTTCAGCCAGGTGCCTTTGTATCTGGAGCCAGTCTCATGGTAGTGGTACACTCCCTGACCCTGCCTGGCAATAACCACACAACACCGGCAGGTCCTTTGACTCTGAACTAAAACTCCACACTTGTGACGCCCGCGGCTCGATAGACGGACCTCACGTGGTTCTGCCACTCTCCGTCGTAGGTGTCTCTGTTGGGGTAGGTGTAGACTCCCCGGCCCTGCCTCAGGTCGTCGACCCACGACCCTGAACAAACAAGGACATGATCTGGATTCAATGAGTGAGAAAACTTTCATAACAATACAGATGGGTGACAAGTATAAAGTCAAACTGTGGATTAAGGAGCCAGAGGATGAAGAATTCCACAATGATTCTAACTCCTTAAATAAAAAGACATTCAGAGTCTTGAAAAATCAATCTCAAGGAGCTTTAATGGCTGCCTTCTCTCTTACTGAGCCTCGTCGTGCAGGTGTCCTTTATATTTCTCACCTATCTGTAGATCTGAATCCTCTCATGTTGACAGGATCAATAAACGTCAGAGTGATTCGGTCTACCTTCGTACTTGGATCCGTCTGGGTACCAGAAGGTGCCTTGGCCGTGTTTTTTGTTCTGGTTGTAGTTTCCCACGTATCTTGCCCCATTCTTGTAGCGATACGTCCCCTAAATGGACAAAATAAGCCATAGACGCACAttagttttttgtctttttgtcttcGAGAACGCGCTTCCTGAACAGTTGGACACCAAACaataattaaaatctgaaatattcttttttaaagtgtttgtgaaaaatTGAGGGAGCCAGTGAAGGAATGACCTCCTGGCAGATGTCTTTTGCTTTCAGACTAAaactggatgtgttttttttttttttttttctgtccaaaaACAGTATGGACTTGTGCCCCAGTGGCCTAATGGATAAGGCACTGGCCTCCTAAGCCAGGGATTGTGGGTTCGAGTCCCATCTGGGGTGAATGGGAGCTACATTTATACGTGTGACTCACTCTGGATTACTCTTGGGACTTTTCTGTCAATGACTGAAAGAGTAATGACTGAAATAGACACATAATTAGTTTGAAACTGCTGCTGAGATCCACTTGAGCTTCAGCAGTGGAGTGCAGGATTGACACGTCACAGATTGAGCTGCTCTGATGTGAATGGACTGGGCTCAGGCCAGTGTTATCTCACTGCTTTTGTCTGGTTTTCACAGCATCAGCATTCTAATGTTTGTGCcgtttctgtctctttctggaGGGACTCAAGGCGTTTCGCAGCAGAATgcattaaacacattaaatataGGTATTTTAA
This genomic window contains:
- the adprm gene encoding manganese-dependent ADP-ribose/CDP-alcohol diphosphatase, with translation MTACEARMRNRYRWSGVSLLLTSLGSYWKRSKVAATPKNPPTMEPCPEAAPLFTFGVIADIQYADIEDGYNFHQSSRRYYRSSLRLLGNAQRRWEEDKPSFLLQLGDIIDGFNKRDGASERALEAVLGQLRSGGPAEVHHVWGNHEFYNFSRSALLGSELNSAHRGAESPVGSPARADIYAYHFTPFPGFRFVVLDAYDVSLLGREEQSEEYRRALSLIRNHNQNQDLNCPPMCFGLNQRFTMFNGGFSQDQLDWLHSVLSAADENQEKVTIISHLPVHPASTTFVCLAWNFDDLLAVIRSHRSVVCYMAGHDHDGGYCWDGATGVHHLTFEGVVETPPDSDAFATVFVYEDRMVLKGSGRTSDRQLLFRHPEEPADGGSECSELSDD
- the rsph1 gene encoding radial spoke head 1 homolog — translated: MSDIGSDEFDEEQNKLGEYKGDRNEAGERHGVGKAVLSNGDIYEGEYENGKRHGQGTYRYKNGARYVGNYNQNKKHGQGTFWYPDGSKYEGSWVDDLRQGRGVYTYPNRDTYDGEWQNHVRQGQGVYHYHETGSRYKGTWLNGNMGNSGEYIHSNHRYQGNFVSNNPMGPGKYVFDIGCEQHGEYRLVEQDQTEGQYGELASTTVLKWIPESISGPTTRTPGKETTAGEKDASSN